In Wolbachia endosymbiont of Spodoptera picta, a single window of DNA contains:
- a CDS encoding dihydroorotase, translated as MTQSWNLLQKGQKEGYKIAYINARIIDPETKFDIKGSLLTEGDKIVDFSESLLSTSGVDETIDCKGLVLMPGLIDIHVHFREPGQEHKETIHTGSKSAAVGGVTTVVCQPNTVPAIDSVVLAKYLKYRALETSHVNVEFYAKITTSKEKLTEMALLKEAGAVGFTDDGMPVMNPMIMRQALLYSSMLDVPIAQHAEDLNLSAGGAINEGKISEELGVKGILSASESVMVTRDILLMKDIENVHYHILHVSSKDSLDAIKRAKDLGLNVTCEVTPHHFTLTEDIVKQHGAIAKMNPPLRTEEDRLAMIEGLKTGVIDCIATDHAPHDLSSKDLPLENAAFGIVGLETMLPISLELYHSGQMVLLDVLAKLTYKPADIIHVPRGRIQKNLAADLILVDLDHEWKIKVDNFASKSKNSPFDGRKVKGRVIRTVVSGKTVYLQKD; from the coding sequence ATGACACAATCTTGGAATTTATTGCAGAAAGGCCAAAAGGAAGGCTATAAAATTGCGTATATCAATGCTCGTATTATTGACCCGGAAACTAAATTTGATATAAAAGGTTCATTGTTAACTGAAGGGGATAAAATTGTTGATTTTAGCGAATCATTACTTTCAACAAGTGGAGTTGATGAAACAATAGACTGTAAAGGGCTTGTTCTAATGCCAGGACTTATTGATATTCACGTGCATTTTCGTGAACCAGGTCAAGAGCATAAAGAAACTATACATACGGGTAGCAAATCTGCAGCTGTAGGAGGCGTTACAACTGTAGTTTGCCAGCCAAACACTGTTCCAGCGATTGATAGTGTTGTCTTGGCTAAATATTTGAAATATAGAGCACTTGAAACTTCACATGTGAATGTTGAATTTTACGCCAAAATTACCACTTCGAAAGAAAAATTAACTGAAATGGCGCTTTTAAAGGAAGCAGGTGCGGTTGGGTTCACCGATGATGGTATGCCAGTTATGAATCCAATGATTATGAGACAGGCACTGCTTTATTCAAGTATGCTTGATGTTCCTATTGCTCAACATGCAGAAGATTTAAATCTATCTGCTGGTGGCGCAATTAATGAGGGTAAGATTTCTGAAGAATTGGGAGTAAAAGGAATCTTGAGTGCATCAGAATCGGTTATGGTAACTCGTGATATACTACTAATGAAGGACATAGAAAATGTACACTACCATATTTTGCATGTCTCTTCAAAAGATTCACTTGATGCTATTAAACGAGCAAAAGATTTGGGGTTAAATGTTACATGTGAAGTAACTCCTCATCACTTTACTTTAACTGAAGATATAGTAAAGCAACATGGAGCAATCGCAAAAATGAATCCGCCACTTCGTACAGAGGAAGATCGTTTAGCTATGATTGAAGGTTTAAAGACAGGTGTGATTGATTGTATTGCAACCGATCATGCTCCGCATGATCTTAGTTCTAAAGATTTGCCACTTGAAAATGCTGCATTTGGTATTGTTGGCCTTGAAACAATGCTGCCCATTTCACTTGAACTATATCACAGTGGACAAATGGTTCTACTTGATGTGCTTGCAAAATTGACATATAAGCCTGCAGATATCATACATGTGCCACGTGGCCGCATACAGAAAAACCTTGCAGCGGACTTAATTTTAGTTGATTTGGATCATGAATGGAAAATTAAAGTTGACAACTTTGCTAGTAAATCAAAAAATTCCCCTTTCGATGGACGCAAAGTGAAAGGGCGCGTAATACGTACCGTTGTGTCTGGCAAAACTGTATATTTACAGAAGGATTAG
- a CDS encoding ribonuclease D translates to MLISTTSELENACEELMAKDPKFIAVDTEFIRNNLTYYPRLSLIQISYGEKSFIVDVLVPGIDLSLIKKIMLNREITKVFHSCRQDIESLLTVLKCVPTPIFDTQVAAMFCHYYHDFIGYSKVVEQYQGVALDKIKAKNSDWLKRPLSEDQLDYAVNDVIHLYDLHQILCNKLEENNRIGWFQEEMESIVDVNKYLHNPKDAWKRIKFNYEANPKLMLTVKAVSEWQEILAQRYNINRNKVVNNAVITGLIEKNVEHIDDILDDLKRNTKNIKEEDLLEFIDIFNENEKEFVQQNYTLSDNYDKSVFDILSIILESKCKENNISRKLISSKDELAGSISGQIDKLFKGWRYDFFGRSVESFLNAGSRFEILMVKSADSIAKIRSNLVENNRITC, encoded by the coding sequence ATGCTAATTAGTACGACATCGGAGCTGGAGAATGCATGTGAAGAATTGATGGCAAAAGATCCAAAATTTATAGCAGTGGACACAGAGTTCATTAGAAACAATTTAACCTACTATCCTAGATTATCACTAATTCAAATTTCTTACGGAGAGAAGAGTTTTATTGTAGATGTGTTAGTACCGGGAATTGACTTATCGCTTATTAAGAAAATAATGCTGAATCGAGAAATAACCAAAGTTTTTCATAGTTGTCGGCAAGACATAGAATCCTTACTCACCGTGCTTAAATGTGTTCCTACTCCCATTTTTGATACCCAAGTTGCTGCTATGTTTTGTCATTATTATCACGACTTTATTGGTTATTCAAAAGTAGTAGAGCAATATCAGGGGGTAGCGCTGGATAAAATTAAAGCTAAAAATTCAGATTGGTTAAAACGGCCATTATCTGAGGATCAATTAGATTATGCAGTAAATGACGTGATACACCTATATGACCTACACCAAATATTGTGCAATAAACTTGAAGAAAATAATAGGATAGGCTGGTTTCAAGAAGAGATGGAATCAATAGTTGATGTTAATAAGTATTTGCATAATCCAAAAGATGCATGGAAGAGGATTAAATTTAATTATGAAGCAAATCCAAAGTTGATGTTAACTGTTAAAGCAGTTAGTGAGTGGCAAGAGATCTTAGCACAGCGTTACAATATAAATCGTAATAAGGTAGTCAATAATGCCGTAATAACTGGTTTAATTGAAAAAAACGTGGAACATATTGATGACATTTTAGATGACCTTAAGAGAAACACAAAAAATATAAAAGAGGAAGATTTATTAGAATTTATAGATATTTTCAATGAGAATGAGAAGGAATTTGTGCAGCAAAATTATACTCTGTCAGATAATTATGATAAATCTGTATTTGATATACTCTCGATTATTTTGGAGAGCAAATGTAAGGAAAATAACATATCAAGAAAGTTAATTTCATCAAAAGATGAGTTAGCTGGCTCAATATCTGGGCAGATAGATAAACTATTCAAGGGATGGAGATATGATTTTTTCGGCAGATCAGTAGAATCGTTTTTGAATGCAGGCTCAAGGTTTGAAATTTTAATGGTAAAATCTGCTGATAGTATAGCTAAAATTCGGAGTAATCTTGTGGAGAATAACCGTATCACGTGTTGA
- a CDS encoding NAD(P)H-dependent flavin oxidoreductase: protein MKNKIKKIVISGKEVWPIIEGGKGIAISDGRSSGAFAAADAVGTFSGANAKLIDNNGELVPLIYKGKTRNDKHKELIEYSIEAGVSQAKIANEISKGRGRIHMNVLWEMGAAEQVLHGILEKAKGLVHGITCGAGMPYRLGEIAAKYQVYYYPIISSARAFKALWKRAYQKISSFLLGGVVYEDPWLAGGHNGLSNSEDPELSQAPFERVAELRSFMNEVGLSETPIVMAGGVWNLKDWEHWFDNLQIGPIAFQFGTRPLLTKESPISTEWKKKLLTLEEGDVFLNKFSPTGFYSSAVRNSFIHELQERNSRQIKFSESASGEFNNEFVIGSRGRKIYLTAKDKELANAWIKAGYIEVMKTPDATVIFVTPDKFAEIRQDQINCMGCLSHCLFSNWKDHGDHSTGQKPDPRSFCIQKTLQNIVHDGNVENELMFSGHNVYKFKQDPFYENGYIPTVTELVERILTGY, encoded by the coding sequence TTGAAAAATAAGATAAAAAAGATAGTGATTTCAGGAAAAGAAGTGTGGCCGATTATCGAAGGTGGCAAAGGCATTGCAATTAGTGACGGAAGATCAAGTGGAGCATTTGCTGCAGCAGATGCTGTTGGTACATTTTCTGGTGCAAATGCTAAACTTATCGATAATAACGGCGAGTTAGTGCCACTAATTTATAAAGGTAAAACAAGAAATGACAAACACAAGGAGTTAATTGAGTATAGTATCGAGGCTGGAGTTAGTCAAGCAAAAATAGCGAATGAAATATCAAAAGGCCGTGGAAGAATACATATGAATGTGCTTTGGGAAATGGGAGCAGCAGAGCAAGTCCTTCATGGCATATTAGAAAAAGCAAAAGGCTTAGTTCATGGCATCACTTGCGGTGCTGGTATGCCTTACAGGCTTGGAGAAATTGCAGCTAAATATCAAGTTTATTACTACCCTATTATCTCATCGGCGCGCGCTTTTAAAGCGTTGTGGAAACGTGCTTACCAAAAAATATCTTCTTTTTTACTTGGTGGAGTAGTATATGAGGATCCGTGGCTTGCTGGTGGTCACAATGGACTCAGTAATAGTGAAGATCCAGAATTATCACAGGCTCCATTTGAAAGAGTTGCAGAGCTTAGATCTTTCATGAATGAAGTCGGTCTTTCTGAAACGCCAATTGTTATGGCGGGGGGAGTGTGGAATTTGAAGGATTGGGAACATTGGTTTGACAATTTACAAATTGGACCAATAGCTTTTCAGTTTGGCACTCGTCCACTTTTAACAAAAGAAAGTCCGATTTCTACGGAGTGGAAAAAGAAATTACTCACTTTAGAAGAAGGTGACGTATTTTTAAACAAATTTAGTCCGACAGGATTTTACTCATCTGCAGTAAGAAATAGCTTCATACATGAGCTACAGGAACGAAATTCACGTCAAATAAAATTTTCAGAAAGTGCGAGTGGAGAGTTTAATAATGAATTTGTAATAGGTAGCAGAGGTAGAAAGATTTACCTCACTGCAAAAGACAAAGAGCTAGCAAATGCATGGATTAAAGCAGGGTATATAGAGGTAATGAAAACTCCAGATGCAACTGTTATTTTTGTGACACCAGACAAATTTGCGGAGATAAGACAAGATCAAATTAATTGCATGGGATGTTTGAGCCATTGTCTGTTTAGCAATTGGAAAGATCATGGTGACCATTCAACAGGGCAAAAGCCAGATCCACGGAGTTTCTGTATACAAAAGACACTGCAAAACATTGTACATGACGGCAATGTTGAAAATGAACTTATGTTTTCTGGACACAATGTGTACAAATTTAAGCAAGACCCATTTTATGAGAATGGCTACATACCGACAGTAACAGAACTGGTGGAAAGGATATTAACTGGGTATTAG
- the metG gene encoding methionine--tRNA ligase: protein MEQFESFYVTTPIYYVNDKPHIGHAYTSLICDVTARFMKLAGKNVKFTTGTDEHGQKIEKAAKVKGIEPKEFTDEINVTFKKLAELMNFDYDDFIRTTEERHEKAVIVLWNRLEERGQIYLDSYSGWYSVRDEAFYQESELIDGRAPTGAEVQWIKEESYFFRLSNWQNKLLELYENQPNFIFPESRKNEVVSFVKSGLTDLSISRTSFNWGIKVPGNDKHVIYVWIDALTNYLTSIGFPNIEDEEYKKFWTNSFNVHVIGKDILRFHAVYWPAILLAADLSLPKQIAVHGWWLNEGEKISKSLGNVIDPIGLAEEFGVDQLRYFLLREASFGQDGNFSKKNMISRINSELANNIGNLVQRTISFLHKQCFGVVPVVDRNLLKDDESLPNCKAIIDQVMDHLSKYELNQIILLIINISSKANAYIDKSAPWTLRKTDRKLMDLVIYKLLEFIRIIGILLQPIAPKSAKMILDQLQIPKEQRDLKSLCNAYVGLDITLPKPTPIFLRIDI from the coding sequence ATGGAGCAATTTGAGAGCTTTTACGTCACTACGCCAATATATTACGTAAACGACAAGCCACATATCGGCCACGCATATACTTCCCTTATCTGTGATGTTACAGCTAGATTTATGAAATTAGCTGGAAAGAACGTCAAATTTACTACTGGTACAGATGAACATGGACAGAAAATTGAAAAAGCGGCTAAGGTAAAGGGAATAGAGCCAAAAGAATTTACAGATGAAATAAATGTTACATTCAAAAAATTAGCTGAGCTAATGAACTTTGATTATGATGATTTTATTCGCACCACAGAAGAACGTCATGAAAAAGCAGTCATAGTTCTATGGAATAGGCTTGAAGAGAGAGGGCAAATATATCTGGATTCTTACTCAGGTTGGTATTCAGTTCGTGATGAAGCGTTTTATCAGGAATCAGAGTTGATAGATGGCAGAGCACCAACAGGTGCTGAAGTTCAGTGGATAAAAGAAGAGAGCTATTTTTTTCGCTTGTCAAATTGGCAAAACAAATTGCTAGAGTTATATGAAAATCAGCCGAATTTCATCTTTCCTGAGAGCAGAAAAAATGAAGTGGTATCGTTTGTAAAATCAGGACTTACTGACCTTTCGATTTCTCGTACTAGTTTTAATTGGGGAATAAAAGTACCAGGGAATGACAAGCACGTAATTTATGTTTGGATAGATGCGCTCACTAACTATCTCACATCAATAGGCTTTCCTAATATAGAAGATGAGGAATATAAGAAGTTTTGGACAAACTCCTTCAACGTTCATGTGATCGGTAAAGACATATTGCGTTTTCATGCTGTATACTGGCCAGCTATTCTTCTTGCAGCAGATTTATCACTGCCAAAGCAAATTGCAGTTCATGGTTGGTGGCTGAACGAGGGGGAAAAAATATCCAAATCCCTTGGTAACGTTATAGATCCAATTGGTCTGGCAGAAGAGTTTGGTGTTGATCAACTACGCTATTTTCTCCTTCGGGAAGCAAGTTTCGGTCAAGATGGTAATTTCAGTAAGAAGAACATGATCAGCCGCATAAACTCAGAGCTGGCAAACAATATAGGCAATTTAGTGCAAAGAACAATTTCATTTCTGCACAAGCAATGCTTTGGAGTTGTACCAGTGGTCGATCGCAATTTGCTTAAAGATGATGAGAGTTTACCAAATTGCAAAGCCATAATTGATCAAGTAATGGATCATCTATCAAAGTATGAATTGAACCAGATTATACTCCTGATTATCAATATCTCTTCCAAGGCCAATGCTTACATAGATAAAAGTGCACCCTGGACGTTAAGAAAAACCGATAGAAAGCTCATGGATTTAGTAATCTACAAATTACTGGAATTTATAAGGATAATTGGCATTTTGCTGCAGCCAATTGCTCCAAAGTCAGCAAAAATGATACTCGATCAGTTGCAAATTCCAAAAGAACAACGTGATTTAAAATCTCTGTGCAACGCATACGTAGGTTTAGACATTACACTGCCTAAACCTACGCCGATTTTTTTGAGGATCGATATTTAA
- the coaE gene encoding dephospho-CoA kinase (Dephospho-CoA kinase (CoaE) performs the final step in coenzyme A biosynthesis.) has protein sequence MIIGLTGGIAVGKSFVANCFKEFGAALFDADSVVHQLYKVNKNIISYAEEKFPGVIVNGKIDRTVLSKYFLAYDENWKQFQSLVHSAVRNELEIFIAQEKENDGKFLVLDIPLLLETRFRLYCDFIVFIHADSAVQAQRISERNMDKKKLDLMSSIQLPIEEKKQMSDFIIDTSANVLSQVKDIINSLDLNT, from the coding sequence ATGATCATAGGTTTAACAGGTGGGATTGCAGTTGGAAAGAGCTTTGTAGCCAATTGCTTTAAAGAATTTGGTGCCGCTTTGTTTGATGCCGACTCTGTCGTGCACCAGCTTTATAAAGTAAACAAAAACATAATAAGTTACGCAGAAGAAAAATTTCCTGGAGTGATAGTAAATGGAAAAATAGATAGAACAGTATTATCTAAATATTTTTTAGCTTATGATGAAAATTGGAAGCAATTTCAGTCTTTAGTGCATTCCGCTGTGCGAAATGAATTAGAAATTTTTATTGCTCAGGAGAAAGAAAATGACGGAAAGTTTCTAGTTCTAGACATTCCACTCCTGCTGGAAACTAGATTCCGTTTATATTGCGATTTTATTGTCTTTATCCATGCAGATAGCGCTGTACAAGCTCAAAGGATCAGTGAGCGTAATATGGATAAAAAAAAGCTGGATCTAATGTCTAGTATTCAGCTACCTATTGAAGAAAAAAAGCAAATGAGCGACTTTATCATCGATACCAGTGCAAATGTTCTTTCTCAAGTGAAAGATATAATAAACTCGTTAGACCTCAACACGTGA